One Fundulus heteroclitus isolate FHET01 chromosome 8, MU-UCD_Fhet_4.1, whole genome shotgun sequence genomic window, TTCAGTATCAGTGTTGCAGCCTGTCATCTGTCATTTTAGCATTCGCTCTTCACAAATGTAAGCGATCTGTTTATGATTTGATGTCTGTCTGTTAGGCCAGCGATGATGCTGAAAGTGTTGGAAACTGCCCTTTCTGTCAGAGGCTCTTCATGATCCTTTGGCTGAAGGGGGTCAATTTCACCCTGACCACTGTTGACATGAGGAGGTAAAAGctcatttttttcacatgtccTCATTCTTTGCTTGGGTTGTGCCGCAGTCGCCACTTGACAGACATGCCACAAAAGTATTTCCCAGGGACGGcagtaaaaagaaagaaggtaGCTAGAAATGTAGTTGTCTGTGTTAGTAAAAGTCTGTCTCTGTGGTGCATTTCTTTGACCGATGTTTGCCTCAGAGGTCGACTGGCACCCCCACACAACCACTCCTTACATAGACATAAACTATATTCTCAATTGTTTGGTTGTTATTAATGTCTGGGGGTACAGTCCTTATTTAATTAGGCATCTGTCTTAAAATCTTGGTTGACTTTTTATTGATATGAATcagaaacatttctttaaactgtCTCAAACCTCAGTTCTCCAGGGTGTTTTCTTTTAGGCGTGTctctatttaaaaacaaattgacTGGAGGCTGTAGACGTAGGATTGTTGTTGAATATATTTCGATCTATCGTTAATACTACTTTTAATTATGGCTGTATTGAAAATATGACTGCActgtggtgcagtgggtagcactgttgccttgcagcaagaaggttctgggttcaaatcctgggcctttctgcatggagtttgcatgttctccctgtgcatgtgtgggttctctctgggtactctggcttcctcccacagtcctaaaacatgaccgttaggttaattggtctctctaaattgtccttaggtgtgagtgtgtgcgtgaatggttgtctgTCTGGACAcctggactggtgacctgtccaggggtaccctgcctcttgcccagtgaatgctggagataggcacctgtgaccccatgagggaataagcaggtcagaaaatggatggatgggtgtaTTGAAAATATGGCTGCATTGGGATTTAATTTGAAGTTTCTTGATGTGGAACAATCAAGagggggattaaaaaaaatcacctgtAGGATGCCATTATGTATTACAAGACTAAAACAGCTGTTGGTATATTTGAGTTAATGTTTTAGGACATCATCAATCAcatctgacaaaaaaagaaaagaaaaaacttacTAGAGTGTTAAGAGCACAGCAAAACCAGCATACAATGCTTTGGTTGGATTGGAAATTATAAAAGCTGTATATGCTGGGTTACatacaatacatttttgtaGCTTTTGTACAATTGATTCCAGTATCTAAGACATTCCACCGTGGCGTTTTATTAACCCATATTTAGATTTATCTTTGCATGAATTCCTACACAATAAAAAGCCTATTCCAGAAAGATTTATTATAGAAaatcatttcaataaaaaactGTATAAAGCTCAAAAGACCCAGAATCAAACAATGCTGGAATAGCAGTTTATAATCCATACAACAATAtatgactgaaaaaaacaacagtatttcagcttttttaagCCTTAAATCAAGTAATTCAACAAGGAAATGTATTATTGATTGGATTTATCATATTCTGTACAAATTTCACACCAAAAAAGTCACAGTAGAAGTTGTCAGGATTCCTGCACACGTGGGAGTAAAAAGCAAAGAAGAAGCAGACATTCTTGccaaacagacatttttatctaaaaacaCAGAACTTCATATTCTACTGAGTAAAGCTGAATAGAAAATAATCATTTAGCAGGAAATATTaggaaataaataatacatgAAGACATTTTCCAGCACATGCAACATTCAAAAAATTGTAGCATATTCTAGGAAAgcagaaagcagaaaacaagaaaaacaaataggaAACCGAAGCAACAATTTACACAGGCTCACCAAATTTGACGAAGACGGATTGGTGAACCTTTAGGCCCTCACATCCAACTTATTATCACTTAAAGGTCACACTCTGACTGAGTATTGTTTCTGATCATGTCCATTCCTATCTGTCTGTAGTGTACCCATCTTATTCCAGAAGTACATTGCACCAGTCTATCCAATCCATGGTGTGTGCACCCTACACATCTGCAGCAGCTGTTAGATGCTGTCGTCACGTTCCCCTAGAAATAGTAACTCTCCTCTGTTTCTAACTTCCTCTGACTGAGGAAAAGATGTTCTACTTTCATTATTCTATATGTTACAGGCTTCTAAAATATGTTGACCCTAGTCCTTAAACTTTAGCCCAATTTAATGGTATCAAGTCCAACAAACCCCACAGCGCTTCACATTACATTTAGTCATTCACGATGGTGAACGAAAGTGTCACTGTCACTAAATttaagatttataaaaaaaaataattccaacaTGATGCAAACTTTACATGATTGCAAATTTtctgtgcaaaaacaaaattattagaCAAATGTTCTGCTATCCATCTTCATCCGGAGCACATATTGTGACAAACTATGTGGTCCAAGTTGCTGCATTTAAAAATCTGCACAAGCAAACATCAGCACCATAGTCAAGCTCTTCTTGTCTTAACGGTATCAATAATAGCGAAGGCTCAGTGGCACTGGAATGAATGCCTCCCCTTACTATCAAACTACACCCTAGTTTTACGGATAGTCTTGGATGAGATTTAGAAACGTACTTTACATTTCACCCTGTGAGTTTAGTATTTGTTTTATCTGAGAAAGACTGCTATTTCAGATTGCAAATGCAGTATGATATTTCTGCTTTTGCTGTTCAGGCTTTGTTGGTTGAGCATAGAttggatgtttttgttttaatattccAAGATATAGTTTACCAGTATAACTGTTTAGGCTGACAGCTGAGGGCTCAGTTCTTGTTGACCACATGATAATTGTTCTTTTGATTAAGcatttttcagcttttgtcttaaatataaatgcattttttagataattatcttaactatataaaaatatttttcttgctCTATAGCTAAATCCTTCTTGGTTCTTGTCGTGTTGCAGGGCACCAGATGTGCTGAAAGATTTGGCCCCTGGATCTCAGCCTCCTTTCCTCCTCTTCAATGATGAAGTCAAAACAGACACTAACAAGATTGAGGAGTTCCTGGAGGAGAAGTTGGCCCCACCAACGTAAACAGAGTTACCTTTAAAGGATTTTTGTTGCATCACAACATTAAATCCCAATCTAAACTCATGACATATTAATTCTCAAATTACAGATATCCAAAACTCTGCTGCCGGTACAGAGAATCCAACACCACTGGACAAGACATCTTCAGAAGATTTTCTGCATACATTAAAAATGCCAATCCTAAGCTAAATGACGGTAAAGAAAATTcctaaaaaaagtttttaaactgGCTGACAAATGACCTCCTGATGGCAAAAAATCTAGGAAACTTTACTAAAGTCTGTTCCTTGTCTTCCAGGGCTAGAGAAACAGTTTCTGTCAACTCTGGTCAAGCTGAACCAGTACCTTAATTCTCCACTCACTCATGAAATGGATAAGAACCCAAATATCACCGAGTCTACACGCCTCTACCTGGATGGTGACACCTTCACCTTGGCAGACTGTAACTTGCTTCCCAAACTCAACATCATAAAGGTAAAGAAACAGCCTTGCTCGTAATATGTTCACCCCCATAACAAACATGTCTTGTCTTATGGTACCAAATAGATTTTTTctcttaaaattattattatttttccctATTAGGTGGTGTGTAAGGAGTACCGTAACTTTGACATTCCCAGGGAGCTGAAAGGTCTGACCCGTTACCTGGATAACGCCTACAAGCAAGATGAATTTCGGTACACATGCCCAAATGACTTTGAGATCCTCAATGCCTACAAGCTTGTGGCCAAGTACCTGGCCAAATAGACCATGAGTGAATGACAAACTAACAgggttgttctgtttttagtaTTTATCTGCTTTAGTTGATCCTCTCATTTATCTTTTGTGCTGACAGGCTGTGTGTAGCAGCATTGTTAAATTGTATGTGTGCTTGAAATGGATCTGTCTTGCAAATGGGACCATTTTGATTCTGTAAAGTTACCTGCATTATGAGTAAAGATGAGGCACAAATACGTCATAAACAGCAATTCATCTGCGCATAGCTTGAAGGTTTATGGTTATATCGTTGCTGTGTTTACATAAATCAGTATTTTGCATTCAGTTAACCAgtcctaaataaaataaatgaatatgagTCAATGCTGTATTTCAATGGTTTCAATGTTTGCCTTTGATGTAAACTAAAGTTGAATTATGCATGGTTAAAAATATACTGTGTTCAAAAATAAAGGCTGCATGATGCAAAGAAATCATGGTGTTGATGGATTTCATTTGTtgaattttatgaaaaacatacTAATACTATTTTGGAATATACATTGAATGACTGTCaagttattttttgattgacAAATTCAATCGTAATGCTGCATTATGATATTGTAAAAGCTGCTATTAGCCTAAAGGATGGTGTTACCTACTGCTGGCTACTGTTGATAGCTGATATGAGCATAGCATATACTGTAAGGCAAGCTATAGTTACttagaatagaatagagtaGAAATCAAAACATGGTATTGGTAGTATTTCTAGCTCATGCTGGCATATTACATAACCTTGGACAGTGAATATTCTCATGTTAGCGACAGTTGGCAAAGCAGATAGTGTTAGCTACGATTTGCTTACAATTTATCTGTAAATTGTTAGCTAATGCTAGCATATTAGCTAATGTGAACATACTATTTAACTGTTTGATAACATATCATGGTCACTGACAACAGCATGGAAAGGCTATCTTGTTGCGGATGTTAGCATTTTTCAAGAGAAATTTAATAAATGTTGTATTGAGCCAACTCTGACACTCGTACCTACAATACAGGGGAACCAACAACTTTGGAAGTTCACCAATTTATTAAATAGTCAGCCTATGAGAGTATAAATATATCACTCACAGTCAGAAGTGTGATTAGCCACAAGCTATGTGGGGGTGATAGCAAACATTTAGAAGAAAGTGATCTAGGTGGACAGGTGAACTTTATGGCCTAGATGAAAAAAGTCTTGGAACAGATGGAAAACCAATACGGCAGATCACTCAAAACATATCGTTCACATTGTGAAACATGGTaatggcagaatcatgctgtgaGAATGCTATTCTCCAGCAGGTACATGGAAGCTTGTTAGAGTTGTTAAAGCTAGATACAattgttgggggaaaaaaacaacaactgtgtgGACGTTAATCACCTGAGATTGGGGTGGAGTTTCATATTCTAGCAGAATAATGaccttaaacatacagccagaaatAAAGTACTGGCTTAGAACAAAGCATAATGCTTGGATATGAAAATTCTAATTAAAATTGAGACCCAAGTacaactgagaatctgtagcAAGACTTGAATTGTTGTTCACAGGTGCTCTACAAACTCTCTAATCTCTCCAATCTAACTGAGATTGTGGCTTGCATGTCAAGcctgtttatttgtaaaacatgttttaaaaacatttacccATTTTTTCTACATAATACTTATACACTGCTTTCTGTAGTTCTGTCAcgctaaatctaaaaaaaaaacatagagaaTAAAGTTGGTGTTTGTAAAGTAACAACATAGGAAACCTTTACTCTGCAGGGCactagaatagaatagaatagaatagaatatttGTATTCATAAAACCTTAATTATGCGTGGttgaattaataaaatgtaGTAAAATGTCACAAgtagctctttttttcttttcttttttttttttttttttttttagaaatgaatgACCCAAGACTGAAATACTGTAATAAAAGATTGATGGCGGAAATGTGTTTACCactaaaaaacagcaaatacatGTGGGAGTATTTGGGCTTTGCGAGAGTGAAAGTCTTTAACCCTAGTTAAGGTTAGCCCGAACATGTAAACAGAGTTCACCTTGCTCAGAAGCCCAGCCTTTTAGCTGAAAATAAGAATGACTTCCCTGGCCGGTTTAACGATAGTGAGACTGGCTGCATTCCGATTGGATACCTGCTTCAAGCGAAACCAAGGCAACAGCAGATAGGGGCGGGGCAAAGCAGCTGACAGCATAAAGAAAACTTTGTTAGCGTGTTGCTAACCAATTTGGCTGTTCAGCGATGTAAATATTGGGAAACAGCACCTGGGAAATCCGCTAAAAGTAAGCATTTTTCACTCCTAACTTGACAGAGAATCGGAATGGTTAAATTGGCTGTTAAATTTGGTTGTTTTGCTTCACTAGCAAGACGGTTCAATTCCTGGTTATGCAGCTGCTAGCTAATAATAACCCAAGctaatagtgtttttttctccccctaaCTACGACAAGTAAGCATCAGCTGGCAGTCGTTTTCTTTGGCTAATTACTCGAGCATAGCATTTGCTTGTTTCACGAAGCTAAACATTCCGATCCAGCTTCCTCTTTTCGGTGATTTCTTTCCATTCCTCCAGCGCGCAGAGAAACCTCTCCGCGACGTGGGGTTTTTCTCCTGTTAAAACACCGACATCATTTCTCCTGTAGATCACGTTGCGGATTAGATCTGAGACTAACCACTGACGTGTATTCTTGTTGCACAGGATGGAATGTGCTGGAGACAAGAGAGAGCTGTGTCCATGGCCCAGTTCGGTATGCGTGCAGCCCAACTTCTTCCTTTGCGTACACGACAGAGCAGACAGTCATTTGAATACTCTCATcagtttttgcatgtttcattAAGTGTACGTGAACGCTGGTGCTAATCGTGAATTCTGTTTAGATGCTGATGCACAGCAGGAGTGCTCTGAAGGCACGAGTGCAGCAGTTCGTGGAAGAGAGGATGCAAACCACGATGGTATGAAGTAACAGATTCAAAGTGACTGGCAGCACTGTTCATACCAGTTTGCTTCTTATTTCCACTGTTTTATCCATTGCCTGGACCGTTGTGCATGAACAAATGAACTTATAACTTGGTTTTGTATTTCATGTCGGTACTCTAAACCTACTGCAACCtcaaaatcttcttaaaatgaaCATGCATTGTTTATCAAACCATTTCTGGTGTCTGCTTAGCTTACAGGTGTACTAATCGGAGCGGCCGTCGCCGTCTCCCTGATTGGGATTGTGGTGCTCTTCTTTTACAGAAAGTTCAAGCTTGCTCGTGAGTCTTCCAAATTCATCCTGAAATTCATATAACGGCCCTCTGATGCAACCTTTATAAAAGTGTATCtgctttttttacattttgattctCTGACAAAGGTGAACAGCAGCCTGGTGTGCCCCAGTATCGTTTCCGAAAACGAGATAAAGTGCTTTTCTATGGAAGGAAGATAATGCGAAAGGTTAtttctatttacattttcattgccAGGTctgaaaacagatattttcaCTCTGCTAGATCACTATAGTTCTCTTATTTACTTTCGTCTAGGGACTCCTGCCCATGTTTCTATATTTTGACTTAAATAACTGTAGATTTCTCTACAGCGCTTAGTAAAAGTGTTCAGACCTCTTGAACGTTTGagaacaa contains:
- the clic3 gene encoding chloride intracellular channel protein 3, which codes for MADVPKIELFVKASDDAESVGNCPFCQRLFMILWLKGVNFTLTTVDMRRAPDVLKDLAPGSQPPFLLFNDEVKTDTNKIEEFLEEKLAPPTYPKLCCRYRESNTTGQDIFRRFSAYIKNANPKLNDGLEKQFLSTLVKLNQYLNSPLTHEMDKNPNITESTRLYLDGDTFTLADCNLLPKLNIIKVVCKEYRNFDIPRELKGLTRYLDNAYKQDEFRYTCPNDFEILNAYKLVAKYLAK